The Niastella koreensis GR20-10 genome includes a window with the following:
- a CDS encoding MlaD family protein, producing the protein MAKKTLNTIKLGLFVTSGLLFLILLLYMIGKNRNLFGPSFILKAQFDNVQGLVPGNNVRYSGIEIGTVKKINILSDTVLEVVLVVDDNMKKIIRNNAIVSIGSDGLMGNKVINIAPARTPAPLVAENEILVTRKPVGTDEMLQTLSKTNLDVAVIAAQLRSTLQRINNSTALWKILNDEALPQQLHQSAANVQLATARAAAMAGDLQAVVNGIKNGKGSVGAVLTDTAFASNLNEAIIKIKSVGDRADELAGALNEVVADVKQEVHQGKGTVNALLKDSAMVVKINASLDNIQKGTDAFNQNMEAMKHNFLFRGYFKKQEKQRAKANKQNVAVQ; encoded by the coding sequence ATGGCAAAGAAAACACTCAATACAATAAAGCTGGGCCTATTTGTAACAAGCGGTTTGTTATTCCTCATCTTATTGCTTTATATGATTGGAAAGAACCGGAACCTGTTTGGCCCCTCGTTTATCCTGAAAGCGCAATTTGATAATGTGCAGGGATTGGTGCCTGGCAACAACGTACGCTATTCAGGCATTGAAATAGGTACCGTAAAAAAAATAAATATTCTCAGTGATACGGTACTGGAAGTGGTATTGGTAGTGGATGACAACATGAAAAAGATCATCCGCAACAATGCCATTGTTTCCATTGGCTCCGATGGGTTGATGGGCAATAAAGTGATCAATATTGCCCCGGCCCGTACTCCGGCGCCACTGGTTGCCGAGAATGAAATTCTGGTTACCCGTAAGCCGGTTGGCACGGATGAAATGCTGCAAACACTATCAAAGACAAACCTGGATGTTGCCGTGATCGCCGCACAGTTGCGGTCAACGCTGCAGCGGATCAACAACAGTACGGCCTTATGGAAAATATTAAATGATGAAGCATTGCCGCAGCAGTTACATCAATCGGCAGCCAATGTGCAACTGGCTACGGCAAGGGCCGCTGCCATGGCCGGCGACCTGCAGGCTGTTGTAAACGGCATAAAAAATGGAAAGGGGTCGGTAGGCGCCGTACTTACCGATACGGCTTTTGCCAGTAATCTTAATGAAGCCATTATAAAAATAAAATCGGTGGGCGACAGGGCCGATGAACTGGCCGGCGCATTGAATGAAGTGGTGGCCGATGTTAAACAGGAAGTGCACCAGGGAAAGGGTACGGTAAATGCCCTGCTCAAAGATTCCGCTATGGTGGTAAAAATAAATGCCAGCCTGGATAATATTCAAAAAGGTACCGATGCATTCAATCAAAACATGGAAGCCATGAAACATAATTTCCTGTTTCGCGGGTATTTCAAAAAACAGGAAAAACAGCGGGCAAAAGCGAACAAACAAAATGTGGCGGTACAATGA
- a CDS encoding MlaE family ABC transporter permease, whose amino-acid sequence MALSANTNEFLRETGGIAAFSGRFFKELFRPRYEVAEFVRQCFVIGYKSFPLIGLTGFIMGLVLTMQLRPSLIEYGVESQLPAMVGIAIVREIGPVITALIFAGKIGSSIGAELGSMKVTEQIDAMEVSGTNPFKYLVVTRVLASTLMLPVLVLLSDAISLYGSYLGVNIRGVTSFHLFYTQVFDVLAFSDVLPAFIKSFFFGFAVAIIGCYKGYFSNKGTEGVGQSANSAVVVASIVIFIIDLVAVQITDVFNLN is encoded by the coding sequence ATGGCTTTATCTGCAAATACAAATGAGTTTTTACGGGAAACTGGCGGCATTGCTGCTTTTTCCGGTCGTTTTTTTAAAGAGTTATTCAGGCCGCGTTATGAAGTGGCGGAGTTTGTGCGCCAATGTTTTGTAATTGGATATAAGTCCTTTCCATTAATAGGACTAACCGGTTTTATAATGGGGCTGGTATTAACCATGCAGTTACGGCCTTCGCTGATTGAATACGGGGTGGAGTCGCAATTGCCTGCGATGGTAGGTATTGCGATTGTGCGTGAAATTGGCCCGGTGATCACCGCCCTCATCTTTGCCGGCAAGATCGGCAGCAGCATTGGCGCCGAGCTGGGCTCCATGAAAGTGACCGAACAGATCGATGCCATGGAAGTATCGGGCACCAATCCTTTTAAATACCTGGTGGTAACCCGGGTGCTGGCGTCAACACTGATGCTGCCGGTGCTGGTACTGTTGAGTGACGCCATTTCATTATACGGCTCCTACCTGGGGGTTAACATTCGCGGGGTAACCAGTTTTCATTTGTTTTATACCCAGGTGTTCGACGTGCTGGCGTTCAGTGATGTATTGCCCGCTTTTATCAAATCATTTTTCTTTGGCTTTGCAGTAGCTATAATAGGTTGCTACAAAGGCTATTTTTCAAACAAGGGAACGGAAGGAGTAGGGCAGTCGGCCAATTCGGCTGTGGTAGTGGCGTCGATCGTGATCTTTATAATTGACCTGGTGGCGGTACAGATAACGGATGTATTTAACCTGAATTAA
- a CDS encoding translocation/assembly module TamB domain-containing protein, whose translation MTSYRNIVLKWARRAALLPVLLILLLAGLLLFLHTSAGKELLREKVEAYLQKKWKTAVSIGRIDYTLPNWLRLERVLIPDQQNDTLLYAGDLYVRIKMLKLLQNTVDVTTIGLKNATVNLRRERDDPALNCQFIFDSFAKSPKKKKDTAGSKPLHLAVKQLTLQQVQFSLNDKKKQVFLFVHVNRLSCLPALLDPGKGNYKINTLGIANCKAMLTDSSKQIKNYTLQADSLSLRQASLEPKKIYVETITGFNNSFSYHNTSLPKRNGIDGNHLDVQRFNLQLSKSSYGPSGVSGSLIECSFLLNKQMNVKQLYADFRLTDSLLQVTDAAFTINYSNLRSRGTISLPIAKGTYSLPPSQFLIETGSVTYSDVLLAVPALAKKIPLQLLPSDRLTFTSKVSVTGRQVAADGLRIAVSRNLLLMNGRLALQRKQQNQVLLADLRQFQLKRELLSKKLLHQLKNSRITLPEAIALTGSLQSSKALIKANLHVNSTFGQVTIQGTAKNISHPHQLVYDVQLKPDRFETGKWTGLDSIVGKITGEITVKGSGIDPKTMTATAAIQLSSAEINGNAFSGIELHAGLNRSAFSLAWQTRDPNLQTTCNLQGHLGPDYLANGTLHVAYADLKQIRLTNDSLVYSGALRLHAAYKQPGTLVAEIVADSNNIIISGQNFQTNDFYFLCRADGDSTNLLVKAPFLSAQLASNSSIDQLGRDISVLATTIYPPDTASIHQPMAAAQSSHTVLQLTLTEDSLLNVLAPGLSLLQPITVTGRMNPAQKDSLLLVQVLAPRFRYKQIDGHNLRIDGLAAQNSIRIKTIADDSTGRHYFAGGIQVKKEHAATVINILDTLILNYNNWTVSANNSIHLMKEGYLINHLLLQNREQSISLSSQASQKLSPLVIRIEHFDIGRLFNLLSPGDSLGVKGLLNADMVLQQPIQKIPLVTGTINATGIAYGNIQVGDFTFQSTTTSDSLLLQGTLSGGNQLYLYGGIGLKEKALAVQVQLQRLDMDMVHGFTSSFLSRLSGKVTGSIQVTGTVSKPSVNGQIDLDSILFAIKELNTPYHINKQKLVVENSDLHFSQFSLTDSAGHPFTINGKIAGLINAEQKLDLTVATRDFAVLNAPRQPGNLLYGTGIIDVAVSLKGTSLLPVIEGNAFLQGKSNIHAILATQSTANRNKKEGIIFVDIDTLNRLATQVTKGPADTITVLKPITGFRYNLNLKVDKEASLSILMDPSHKDELVLKGEAQLNAGIGKDGSSSLTGVYRLQSGYYQMNNLLLRGKFLVTKGSTVTFNGDPAAADADISTAYQIVASPKNLLNYKDDNTSLPPRVTFSVVFLIKGSLSKPELSFDIQLEQGKEALQSSVKSDIEHALSRLRNDVAEMNKQVFSLLLTKQFVATGEQTDLESSNLNASNALKEGVSSFLSAAMNQMADQLIKGVDVDVNVNTYKTADDPVSKTDLGVSMSKNLFEDRLVIRIEENIPVGNTTATAQKSGSQYIPDITSTYKLSKDGRLQLRAYQKNEYDAVLQGYFTQYGINFTFELAYDKLKELIKRNKQSANEKE comes from the coding sequence ATGACGTCGTACAGGAACATCGTTCTGAAGTGGGCCAGGAGAGCAGCTCTTCTTCCTGTATTGCTTATATTATTACTGGCCGGCCTGCTTCTCTTCCTGCACACCTCAGCCGGAAAAGAGCTGTTAAGAGAAAAGGTGGAAGCCTACCTTCAGAAAAAATGGAAAACAGCCGTTTCAATTGGCAGGATTGATTATACCTTACCAAACTGGCTCAGGCTGGAGCGGGTACTTATTCCTGACCAGCAAAACGACACCCTGCTGTATGCCGGTGACTTATACGTTCGCATAAAGATGTTGAAACTGCTGCAGAATACGGTTGACGTTACAACGATCGGGCTGAAGAACGCTACTGTCAATCTTCGCCGCGAACGGGATGACCCTGCGCTCAATTGCCAATTCATCTTTGATTCATTTGCCAAATCACCCAAAAAGAAAAAAGACACGGCTGGCAGTAAACCCCTGCACCTGGCTGTTAAACAGCTTACTTTACAACAGGTCCAATTCAGCCTGAATGATAAAAAAAAACAGGTCTTTCTTTTTGTCCACGTCAACAGGCTTTCCTGTTTGCCTGCCTTATTGGATCCCGGAAAAGGAAACTACAAGATCAACACCCTTGGCATTGCCAACTGTAAGGCAATGCTAACCGACTCCTCGAAGCAGATAAAAAATTACACCCTGCAGGCAGATAGTCTTTCGCTACGGCAGGCTTCACTTGAGCCGAAGAAGATCTATGTAGAAACCATTACCGGCTTCAATAATTCATTCAGCTATCACAATACATCATTGCCAAAAAGAAACGGCATCGATGGCAATCATTTGGACGTGCAACGCTTCAACCTGCAACTAAGCAAAAGCAGCTATGGTCCTTCGGGTGTTTCTGGCAGCTTAATCGAATGCAGTTTTTTGCTCAACAAACAGATGAACGTTAAACAGCTGTATGCTGATTTCCGGCTTACTGATAGTTTATTACAGGTAACTGACGCCGCATTTACCATAAATTATTCCAACCTGCGATCACGAGGAACAATTTCGTTGCCAATAGCGAAGGGTACTTATTCCCTGCCTCCTTCACAGTTCCTCATCGAAACCGGGTCTGTTACCTACAGCGATGTTTTATTAGCAGTTCCTGCATTAGCAAAGAAAATCCCCTTACAATTATTGCCATCCGACCGGCTTACATTTACCAGCAAAGTTTCCGTAACCGGCCGGCAGGTCGCAGCCGATGGGTTGCGCATAGCTGTGTCACGCAATTTGTTGCTGATGAACGGACGTCTTGCGTTACAGCGCAAACAGCAAAACCAGGTCCTGTTGGCCGATCTTCGCCAGTTTCAGTTGAAACGGGAACTGCTTTCAAAAAAGTTGTTACATCAGTTAAAAAACTCCAGGATAACCCTTCCTGAAGCCATCGCACTAACCGGGAGTTTGCAAAGCAGTAAAGCATTAATAAAAGCCAACCTGCATGTTAACAGCACATTCGGACAGGTTACTATCCAGGGAACGGCAAAAAACATCTCCCATCCTCATCAGCTGGTGTATGATGTTCAATTAAAGCCCGACAGGTTTGAAACCGGGAAATGGACAGGCCTTGATTCGATTGTAGGAAAGATCACGGGGGAGATAACAGTTAAGGGCAGTGGCATCGATCCAAAAACCATGACCGCCACGGCGGCAATACAACTCTCATCGGCGGAAATCAATGGTAATGCTTTTTCCGGTATTGAGCTGCATGCAGGGTTGAACCGCTCTGCATTCAGCCTCGCATGGCAAACCCGGGACCCCAACCTGCAAACAACCTGTAACCTGCAGGGTCATTTGGGTCCTGACTATTTAGCCAATGGCACGCTTCACGTTGCCTATGCCGATCTGAAACAGATACGCTTAACCAATGACAGCCTGGTTTACAGCGGCGCGCTGAGGTTGCATGCAGCTTACAAACAACCCGGCACCCTCGTTGCGGAAATTGTTGCAGACAGCAACAACATTATTATCAGTGGCCAAAACTTCCAAACAAACGATTTTTATTTTTTGTGCCGGGCCGATGGGGACAGCACCAACCTATTGGTGAAAGCGCCTTTTTTAAGCGCACAGTTGGCAAGCAACAGTTCCATTGATCAATTAGGCAGGGATATCAGCGTGCTAGCGACAACAATTTACCCGCCAGATACAGCCTCCATTCATCAGCCGATGGCAGCCGCCCAATCATCCCACACTGTTCTGCAATTGACGCTCACAGAAGATTCGTTGCTCAATGTATTGGCGCCAGGGCTCAGCCTGTTGCAGCCCATTACTGTAACGGGCAGGATGAACCCTGCACAAAAAGATTCGCTTTTATTGGTGCAGGTGTTGGCGCCCCGCTTCCGATATAAACAGATTGATGGTCATAACCTGCGCATCGATGGTTTGGCGGCACAAAATTCGATCCGGATAAAAACCATTGCTGACGACAGTACAGGCCGGCACTATTTTGCCGGTGGTATACAGGTAAAAAAAGAGCACGCAGCAACTGTTATAAATATCCTCGACACGCTTATACTCAATTACAACAATTGGACGGTGTCTGCTAACAATTCCATCCATCTGATGAAAGAAGGCTACCTCATTAACCACCTGTTGCTGCAAAACCGGGAGCAATCCATCTCCCTTAGCAGCCAGGCCTCACAAAAGTTATCGCCGCTGGTGATCCGGATCGAACATTTCGATATTGGCAGGCTGTTTAACCTGCTGTCGCCAGGTGATAGTTTGGGGGTGAAGGGCCTCCTGAATGCAGACATGGTGTTACAGCAACCCATTCAAAAAATTCCGTTGGTTACCGGCACTATCAATGCAACGGGTATCGCCTATGGCAATATCCAGGTGGGCGATTTTACCTTTCAATCAACAACCACCAGCGACAGTCTTCTTTTACAGGGAACCTTATCGGGGGGCAACCAGCTATATCTTTATGGCGGCATTGGCCTGAAAGAAAAAGCATTGGCCGTTCAGGTGCAATTGCAGCGGCTCGATATGGACATGGTACATGGATTTACCAGCAGCTTTTTGAGCCGGTTATCGGGCAAGGTAACGGGCAGCATCCAGGTAACTGGCACAGTTAGTAAACCCAGCGTGAACGGCCAGATCGACCTGGACTCTATTCTTTTTGCGATTAAGGAATTGAACACTCCCTACCACATCAACAAACAAAAGCTGGTCGTCGAAAATTCGGACCTTCATTTTAGTCAATTCTCATTGACGGATTCTGCCGGGCATCCGTTTACCATCAACGGAAAGATTGCCGGTTTAATCAATGCTGAACAAAAGCTTGACCTCACTGTAGCCACCAGGGATTTTGCAGTATTGAATGCACCCCGCCAACCGGGGAACCTGCTGTATGGAACGGGGATCATCGATGTAGCCGTGAGTTTGAAAGGCACCAGCCTGTTGCCCGTTATCGAAGGCAATGCATTCCTGCAGGGAAAAAGCAATATTCATGCTATCCTGGCCACACAAAGCACGGCCAACCGGAATAAAAAAGAGGGGATCATTTTTGTGGACATCGACACCCTGAACCGGCTGGCCACCCAGGTAACAAAAGGGCCTGCAGATACCATCACCGTTTTAAAGCCCATTACAGGATTCAGGTACAACCTGAACCTGAAAGTGGATAAAGAGGCTTCACTTTCGATCCTCATGGACCCATCGCACAAGGATGAACTGGTGTTGAAGGGCGAAGCCCAGTTGAATGCAGGTATTGGCAAAGACGGCAGCAGCAGCCTTACCGGTGTTTATCGCCTGCAGTCGGGTTATTATCAAATGAACAACCTGCTGTTGCGCGGAAAGTTCCTGGTAACAAAAGGAAGTACTGTTACCTTCAATGGTGATCCGGCAGCGGCTGATGCCGACATCTCAACTGCATATCAAATTGTAGCCAGCCCCAAAAACCTGCTGAATTACAAAGACGACAACACTTCTCTCCCGCCGCGGGTAACCTTCTCGGTTGTTTTTCTTATAAAGGGTTCGCTTTCCAAACCGGAACTTTCTTTCGACATCCAATTGGAACAGGGAAAAGAGGCGCTGCAAAGCTCGGTGAAGTCAGACATCGAACATGCGCTCAGCCGGCTGCGAAACGACGTAGCCGAAATGAATAAACAGGTGTTTTCATTGTTACTCACCAAACAGTTTGTTGCTACCGGTGAACAAACAGACCTGGAAAGCAGTAACCTCAATGCCAGCAATGCATTGAAGGAGGGGGTGAGCAGTTTTTTATCGGCCGCCATGAACCAGATGGCCGATCAACTGATCAAAGGCGTGGATGTTGACGTGAATGTAAATACGTACAAAACTGCCGATGACCCGGTTTCAAAAACAGACCTGGGCGTTTCCATGTCGAAGAACCTGTTTGAAGACCGCCTGGTGATCCGGATCGAAGAAAACATTCCGGTAGGCAACACCACCGCCACAGCACAAAAAAGCGGCTCACAATACATACCCGATATAACCAGCACGTACAAACTCTCGAAGGATGGCCGGCTGCAACTCAGGGCCTATCAAAAAAATGAATACGATGCCGTATTGCAGGGATATTTTACCCAATACGGCATCAACTTCACCTTTGAACTGGCCTATGATAAATTAAAAGAACTGATCAAACGAAACAAGCAATCCGCCAATGAAAAAGAATGA
- a CDS encoding Hsp20/alpha crystallin family protein — protein MSTRELTRRGQSFPALFDDFFRPWNEWFGMGKSLTTPAVNIIDNKSHYEVSVGAPGMKKNDFNIDVEGNMLTISCEKEEKKEEKDERYTRKEYNYSSFSRSFTLPEEVIKDKIEAAYEDGVLRIKLPKTEEAKKATSSKHITVK, from the coding sequence ATGTCTACCAGAGAATTAACCAGAAGAGGGCAATCATTCCCAGCCTTATTTGATGATTTTTTCAGGCCATGGAACGAATGGTTTGGAATGGGAAAAAGCCTCACTACCCCCGCCGTTAACATCATCGATAACAAAAGTCATTATGAAGTATCTGTTGGCGCGCCCGGCATGAAGAAAAATGATTTCAATATCGATGTGGAAGGTAATATGCTGACAATTAGCTGCGAAAAGGAAGAAAAAAAGGAAGAAAAGGACGAACGCTATACGCGCAAGGAATACAATTATTCTTCGTTCAGCCGCAGTTTTACTTTACCTGAAGAAGTTATTAAAGACAAGATCGAAGCAGCGTATGAAGACGGTGTATTACGCATCAAACTTCCCAAAACCGAAGAAGCTAAAAAGGCAACATCATCAAAACACATTACCGTTAAATAG
- a CDS encoding ABC transporter ATP-binding protein gives MTVQEQSEIVVAEAQRLPAIMAVKHLYKSFGKQAVLTDFNLVLGNGENVVVLGKSGSGKSVLIKCIIGLLEPDEGSIEMFGKNIPDLDRDELDQIRAKVGFLFQSNALYDSMTVRQNLEFPLRRHWIKMDQPEADQLVLEALTDVGLAHTIDKMPSELSGGMRKRIALARTLILKPEIILYDEPTTGLDPVTGKEIIQLIVEIQKKYRASSLIISHDMTCVRMAADRVVILVDGRCYAEGTFDTLRQSNDPKVKQFFE, from the coding sequence ATGACAGTGCAGGAACAATCGGAAATAGTAGTAGCAGAAGCACAACGCTTACCGGCTATTATGGCGGTCAAACACCTGTACAAATCGTTTGGCAAACAGGCTGTGCTTACCGACTTTAACCTGGTACTGGGTAACGGAGAGAATGTGGTGGTGTTGGGTAAATCCGGTTCGGGAAAATCTGTTTTAATAAAGTGCATCATCGGTCTGCTGGAACCCGATGAAGGAAGCATTGAAATGTTTGGAAAGAACATTCCCGACCTGGACAGGGATGAGCTGGATCAGATCAGGGCTAAAGTAGGGTTCCTGTTTCAGAGCAATGCCCTGTACGATTCCATGACGGTACGTCAGAACCTGGAGTTCCCGTTGCGCAGGCACTGGATAAAAATGGACCAACCCGAGGCAGATCAACTGGTGCTGGAGGCATTGACAGATGTTGGATTGGCACATACTATTGATAAGATGCCATCGGAATTGTCGGGTGGTATGCGGAAAAGAATAGCCCTGGCCCGCACACTTATTCTTAAACCGGAGATCATCTTATATGACGAACCCACAACCGGGCTTGATCCGGTTACCGGTAAGGAGATCATTCAATTGATCGTTGAAATACAAAAAAAGTACCGGGCCTCCTCGCTGATCATTTCGCACGATATGACCTGTGTGCGCATGGCTGCCGACCGGGTGGTGATTTTGGTTGACGGCCGTTGTTATGCGGAAGGAACATTCGATACCTTAAGACAATCCAATGATCCCAAAGTGAAACAATTTTTTGAATAA
- the ppsA gene encoding phosphoenolpyruvate synthase, whose translation MEPLILKYTDIGINDVARVGGKNASLGELVNQLAEKKIAIPPGFATTAEAFWLFIDGNQLRDKLNELLGFLDREEYSNLDYIGKQARCLILNASLPNELAAAIKQEYKNLCGNTSFEVAVRSSATAEDLPEASFAGQHESYLNIKGEEELLLAVQKCFASLYTDRAIKYREDNHFPHDKVALSVGVQKMVRADKACAGVCFTLEPESGFRDIIHVSGVWGLGENIVQGAVTPDEFLVFKPMLQKGKRAIIQKTLGEKAKTMVYAGSEYANSSTVNIETPVNKRETFVLTDEEVIRIAQWAQLIEAHYGRPMDIEWAKDGITNELFIVQARPETIHAQKNPALVKEYQLERKGVLLAEGEAVGSKITTGIARILRTPTEADKLKHGEIVVTEITSPDWDPILKKAAAIITDKGGRTSHASIVARELGVPAIVGTGNATQMIRDGETITVSCCEGKTGYIYKGELKYKEITHDFSELKLPEKTKPMLIVGDPEKAFSLSFYPNCGVGLMRIEFIITHFVQVHPMALIKFNELQDQAAKDRIEQLTHHYPDKEQYFVDKLAQGIATIAAAFYPKDVIVRMSDFKTNEYSNLVGGEQFEPKEENPMLGFRGASRYYNDRYREGFRLECEAIKTVRTVMGLTNVKVMIPFCRTVAEGKKVVEVMKANGLSREMDPSLEIYVMAEIPSNVLLAEQFAEIFDGFSIGSNDLTQLTLGIDRDSAIVSDLFSEQNEAAKQMMAMVIQKAKAAGKKIGLCGQAPSDFPEFAQFLVQQGIDSISFNADALLNGIENIKKAEVKGKIMAL comes from the coding sequence ATGGAACCGTTGATATTGAAGTATACAGACATCGGCATTAATGATGTGGCCAGGGTGGGGGGCAAGAATGCTTCCCTGGGTGAATTGGTTAATCAACTGGCTGAAAAAAAAATTGCCATACCGCCTGGCTTCGCTACCACAGCCGAAGCTTTCTGGCTTTTTATTGATGGCAACCAGCTTCGGGATAAACTGAATGAGTTATTAGGCTTTTTAGACCGGGAGGAATATTCAAATCTTGACTATATAGGAAAACAGGCCAGGTGCCTTATTTTAAATGCCTCCCTGCCCAATGAATTAGCTGCTGCCATAAAACAGGAGTATAAGAATTTATGTGGTAATACCAGCTTTGAAGTAGCTGTCAGGTCCAGCGCCACTGCAGAAGATCTGCCGGAAGCAAGTTTTGCGGGGCAGCATGAGTCGTACCTGAATATAAAAGGAGAGGAAGAATTGTTACTGGCCGTACAAAAATGTTTTGCTTCCCTGTATACCGACCGGGCTATAAAATACCGGGAGGATAATCATTTCCCGCACGATAAAGTGGCCTTGTCTGTGGGCGTGCAGAAAATGGTTAGGGCAGATAAAGCATGTGCCGGTGTTTGTTTTACCCTGGAGCCCGAATCGGGGTTCAGGGATATCATTCATGTAAGCGGGGTATGGGGCCTTGGTGAGAATATTGTGCAGGGCGCCGTTACACCCGACGAGTTCCTGGTATTTAAACCAATGCTGCAAAAGGGAAAGCGCGCCATCATTCAAAAAACGCTGGGTGAAAAAGCAAAGACCATGGTTTATGCCGGAAGCGAATATGCCAACTCATCCACAGTAAATATTGAAACCCCCGTTAATAAAAGAGAAACGTTTGTTTTAACAGATGAAGAGGTTATCCGCATTGCGCAATGGGCTCAACTGATTGAAGCGCATTACGGGCGGCCAATGGATATTGAATGGGCCAAAGATGGCATTACCAATGAACTGTTTATTGTTCAGGCGCGGCCCGAGACCATTCATGCACAGAAAAACCCGGCATTGGTAAAAGAATACCAGTTGGAACGCAAAGGCGTATTGCTGGCAGAAGGCGAAGCGGTTGGATCAAAAATAACTACCGGTATTGCCAGGATCTTACGCACGCCAACCGAAGCTGATAAATTAAAACATGGTGAAATTGTAGTAACGGAAATAACCAGTCCCGACTGGGACCCTATACTTAAAAAGGCTGCGGCCATTATTACCGATAAAGGCGGACGTACGAGCCATGCGTCCATTGTAGCCCGGGAGCTGGGCGTTCCGGCAATAGTTGGAACGGGCAATGCCACCCAAATGATCAGGGATGGTGAAACAATTACCGTCTCCTGCTGCGAAGGTAAAACCGGTTACATTTATAAAGGGGAATTGAAGTATAAAGAGATCACACATGATTTCAGTGAGCTGAAATTACCCGAAAAAACAAAACCCATGCTTATTGTCGGCGACCCGGAAAAGGCATTCTCCCTGTCGTTTTATCCCAACTGCGGCGTGGGACTGATGCGCATTGAATTTATTATTACGCATTTTGTGCAGGTGCATCCCATGGCGCTGATTAAATTTAATGAGTTACAGGACCAGGCCGCAAAGGACCGTATAGAGCAGCTTACCCATCATTATCCTGATAAGGAACAATATTTCGTTGATAAACTGGCACAGGGAATTGCCACCATTGCTGCTGCTTTTTACCCCAAAGATGTAATTGTGCGCATGAGTGATTTCAAGACCAATGAATATTCGAACCTGGTGGGCGGCGAACAATTTGAACCAAAGGAGGAAAATCCCATGCTGGGTTTCAGGGGCGCCTCCAGGTATTATAACGACCGCTACCGGGAAGGTTTCCGCCTGGAATGTGAGGCAATTAAAACCGTTCGCACTGTAATGGGATTAACCAATGTAAAAGTGATGATCCCGTTCTGCAGAACGGTAGCGGAAGGAAAAAAGGTGGTTGAAGTAATGAAGGCAAACGGGTTGAGCCGGGAAATGGACCCTTCGCTTGAAATTTATGTAATGGCCGAAATTCCCAGCAATGTGCTGCTGGCAGAACAATTTGCGGAGATCTTCGACGGGTTTTCCATTGGCTCTAACGACCTTACCCAGCTTACGCTGGGAATAGACCGTGACTCCGCCATTGTGAGTGATCTGTTCAGTGAACAAAATGAGGCTGCAAAACAAATGATGGCCATGGTGATCCAAAAGGCAAAAGCTGCCGGGAAGAAGATCGGTTTATGCGGCCAGGCGCCAAGTGACTTTCCTGAATTTGCCCAGTTCCTGGTACAACAGGGTATCGACAGCATTTCATTCAATGCCGATGCATTACTGAATGGCATTGAGAATATTAAAAAAGCAGAAGTAAAAGGAAAGATAATGGCATTATAA